Sequence from the Sphingobium indicum B90A genome:
GACGTTCGCCAGGTCGACGCCCGTTCCATCCGCCTTCACCCGAGGCTTCACATTGTAATCAATCACCCGCTTCACGGGCACAAGGATCTTCATCTCAACATCCTTCCTTCATTCACGCCAAGCCCGCAGATGCGCCAGCAAATGCGAACGAGGGCGCGGGCGGTCCGTTCCCGGACCACCCGCACCCCTTTTTGGTGTCTTGTTCAGGCGTAAAGCTGCGTCAGGCCGCCTTCCTCACTTCCGCCACGATCTTCCTGGCCGCGTCGCCCAGATCGTCCGCCGGGACGATGGCCAGGCCCGAAGCCGCGAGAATGTCCTTGCCCTGCTGGACGTTCGTGCCTTCCAGGCGGACGACCAGCGGAACCGACAGGTTCACGTCCTTGGCGGCGGCGACGATGCCGTCGGCAATGATGTCGCACTTCATGATGCCGCCGAAGATATTGACGAGAATGCCCTTCACCGCCGGATCCTTCAGGATGATCTTGAAGGCTGCGGTCACCTTCTCCTTGGAAGCGCCGCCGCCGACGTCCAGGAAGTTGGCGGGGAATTCGCCGTTCAGCTTGATGATGTCCATGGTCGCCATGGCCAGGCCGGCGCCGTTCACCATGCAGCCGATATTGCCGTCCAGCTTGATGTAGGCGAGGTCATATTCCGAAGCCTCGACTTCGGCTGCGTCTTCCTCGGTCAGGTCGCGCAGCTCGACGATGTCCTTGTGACGGAACAGCGCGTTGCCGTCGAAGCCGACCTTGGCGTCGAGGACGAGCAGGTTGCCCTGCTGGGTGACGGCCAGCGGGTTGATTTCGATCTGCGAGGCGTCGGTCGCCAGGAAGGCCTCATAGAGCGAGGATGCGACCTTGGCGGCCTGCTTCGCCTGATCGCCGGTCAGTTCCAGCGCGGCGGCGACGGCGCGGCCATGGTGCGGCATGAAGCCGGTGGCCGGATCGACGGCGAAGGTATGGATCTTCTCAGGGGTCGAGTGGGCGACTTCCTCGATGTCCATGCCGCCCTCGGTCGACACGACGAAGGCCACGCGGCCAGTGGCGCGGTCGACCAGCAGAGCCAGGTAGAATTCCTTGGCGATGTCGGCGCCGTCGGTGACGTAGAGGCGGTTGACCTGCTTGCCCGCTTCGCCGGTCTGGATGGTGACCAGCGTATTGCCCAGCATGTCGGCGGCGTGGGCCTTCACCTCGTCCAGGTTGAAGGCCAGGCGGACGCCCCCCTTCGCATCGGGACCGAGTTCCTTGAACTTGCCCTTGCCGCGGCCGCCGGCGTGGATCTGCGACTTCACGACATAGAGCGGCCCAGGCAGCTTCTTGGCGGCCTCGACGGCTTCCTCGACGGAGAAGGCTGCATAGCCGGCGGCGATCGGCGCGCCATATTTCGCCAGCAGCTCCTTCGCCTGATATTCGTGGATGTTCATGGGGCTCGCCCGTCCTTTCCGCTGAAACTCTTGTGATCAGCGGCTAAGCACAGGCAAAGGGGCAATGCCAGCGAATTTCGCAAATCAACTTTGCAAAATTGCAAAACCTTGCGAAGCGATCCCCGGCCTTATTGCGGAATCAGCGATCGATGGCGCAGATGATTGCCGCCTTGCTGGTTACGGCAAATATCTCCGGATCCTCCAGCGCGCGGACCTTGAAGAGGAACCGATCGACGGTCATGTCCGCCATGTGAGACTTGCGGAGCGAGGCCAGCGACTGGAGCCTGCGGAGTTGCGGCAGGCTCAGCCGGTCGACCATCCTTTGGGCCATGCAGGCCGCCATGCGGGGGGATATGCCCGCATCGATCAGCCCCGCGCGAAGACGCGATTCGGGCGACACGGTCGCGCAGGACATGAGAAGGAGGGAAGCGCCGAGCCCGCAGGCCAGCGAACGGAGGGGGATGGCTGTCATCCCCGCTTCATGGCAAGCATGGTCTGAACAGAGGCTAAATGCTTGCCGCGGCCAAGGGAGAAAAAGAGAGATGGACAGGATTTTCACGGCCTTTGCCCACCGGATCGCGAGTTGGTCGGGCCAGCCTGCGGCCTTCATCCTGGCCGTGCTGGTGATCCTGGGTTGGATCGTGACTGGCCCGATCTTCCATTATTCCGACACCTGGCAGCTTATCATCAACACCGGCACGACGATCGTCACCTTCCTGATGGTCTTCCTGATCCAGAATGCGCAAAATCGCGACAGCTCCGCCATCCAGGCGAAAATGGACGAATTGATCCGCGCCATGTCGACGGCGCGCAATGAATTCATCGGCATCGAGCATCTGACCGAAGCGGAACTGGAGCAGATCAAGTCGGTTCTGGAAAAGGAATGCGGCGACAATGAAACGCACCGCCAATCGATAGAGCGGCTGATCGAACGAAGATGATCGCCGGTCGGCTCCGCCAGAGCGCGCGGCTTTAATGCGCCAGATCGACCAGCCTTTCATTCCGACGGCGATAGGCGTCGATCCGATCCGTATAGCCGCGCGCAAGGCCTTCATAGGCTTCCCGGCCCTTTGCCGACCGGCTCATCTGCGCGCGGATCATTGCAACCTGCTGCCTGTGAAGCAGATAGTTGACATCCATCTCCCCATTCATATTCACCCTCCTACCTGATCGCTGAAAGAGATTGGTTGGGGTTCGCATCTTGTGCGAGTCGCTCTACGGCAGGCGCACGATAGCATCGGGCCAATGGCCATGCGATTCCATCCGGCGCATGGAAGGAGCGGCCTGGCGGATAATCCCGATCCTCAGGGTCGCCTGGCGCCGCGCAGGACGAGATAGCCCATGATGGCCGAAAGCAGCGAGCCGGCGAGAATGCCGATCTTCGCCTGCTCGACAAGCGTCGGGGAATGGGGGAAGGCGAGAGCGCCGATGAAGAGGCTCATCGTAAAACCGATGCCGCAAAGAAGCGCCATGCCATAGACCTGCGCCCAGCTTGCGCCGCCGGGCCTTTCCGCGATCCCCCAACGGTCCGCCAGCCAGATTCCGCCGAAGATGCCGATCTGCTTGCCGAAGAACAGGCCAAGCGCCACGCCCAGCGGCAATGGCGTAAACAGCATGCCGATCACCGTGCGATCCACCGGCACGCCCGCATTGACGAAGCCGAAAAGCGGCACGATCAGATAAGCGCTCCAGGGATGCACCGCATGCTCCAGCCGATGCAGCGGGCTGTCGACGGCGTCCGGCGCGCCGGGCGTGGGCTTGATCGGGATGAACATCGCCGTCAGCACGCCGGACACCGTCGCATGCACGCCGGAAAGCAGGGTGAAATACCACAGGACCGCGAAGATCAGGAGATAGGGTGAGAGCGCCTGAATCCGCAAGCGGTTGAGCCCCCACATCAACAGGAGCATCGCTGCCGCGCCGCCCAGGGCGGCCAGGTCGATGCCCTGGGTGTAAACCAGCGCGATGATCGCGACAGCCCCCATGTCGTCGACGATGGCGATGGCCGTCAGCATCAGTTTGAGCGAGGCCGGCACCCGCCGCCCCAGCAGCGCCACCACGCCGATCGCAAAGGCGATGTCGGTGGCCGCCGGAATGGCCCAGCCGTTCGAGAGGGCGGATTGCCCCCCGGCGATGGCGAGATAGACGCAGGCCGGCACGACCATGCCCGCCGCCGCCGCGATGAACGGCAACCGCCTGCGTTCCCATGTCGAAAGGCCTCCGTCGACCAGTTCGCGCTTGATCTCCAGCCCCACCAGCAGGAAGAAGATCGCCATCAGCCCGTCATTGACCCACAGGTGGACGGTCATGCGGCCCAGGCCGGGCTTCAGTTCCGGCCCGATCCCGGCATGGACGAAGGCGTGATGGAAGTGCCCCGCCGCGCCGGGCAGATTGGCGAACAGCATGGCCATGGCGGCGGCCGCCATCAGCAGGATGCCGCTGCCCGCTTCGCTCCTCAGGAAATCGCGCAATGCCGAGGATGGACGGTTGATCATGCTTGCTCCTGCGACGTTGGGACTCAATATAGTTTCGATATGGCAATGAATAAATATTTGAGAATCAAATCTTTGCTGCCATATGGTGATCAGCGGAGATAGGGAGTTACATTCCGTGGGGGAAGCGATCTTCGCTGTTCTGGCGAGGGTTCATCATGAAATCCTGCTGTTCGCGGTGGTGGGACTGGCGATCGGCGGAATCGATGATTTCATCATAGACATGGTCTTCCTGTGTCGAAGGCTGTGGCGCAAGTTGATTATCTATTCGCGCCACCGACGAATGACGACCGCGACCCTTCCGGCTTCGCCGCGGCCAGGCCGCATCGCCATCTTCATACCCGCCTGGCAGGAGGCGGATGTGATCGGCCCGATGCTGGACAATGCGCTGGGCCAGTGGGGCGATCAGGATTATCGGATCTTCGTCGGCGTCTATCCCAATGACCGGGCGACGTTGGATATCCTTGCGCCCCTGGCCGCGGGGAACGATCGGCTGATCCTGTGCATCAACGAACGGGACGGACCGACGACGAAGGCCGATTGCCTGAACGTAGCCTGGCGCGCCATGCTGCGGGAGGAGGAACGCACGGGGGTCCGCTTCAAGGCGATCGCGCTGCACGATGCGGAAGATGTCGTCCACCGCGACGAGATCCTGCTGTTCGATCTGATGACGGACCGATTCCAGCTCGTCCAGCTCCCGGTCCTGCCGCTGCGCGGCCATGGAGGTTGGTGGTCGAGGGCCATAGCCAATCATTACTGCGACGAATTCTCAGAGAGTCATGGCAAGTTCCTGACCGTGCGCGAAGCCATGGGCGCGTCCATGCCCTCGGCCGGGGTCGCCTGCGCGTTCGAGCGGCAGATATTGGAGCGGCTGGTGAATCCCGCCACCGGCGGACCGTTCGATCCGGAATCGCTGACCGAGGATTATGAGGTCGGGCTGCGCATCGGCAATATGGGCGGGCGCGGCATATTCGTCCGCATGCGCGACAGGGACGGCCAACTTGTCGCGACAAAGGAATATTTCCCCGACAATCTGAAGGGCGCCGTCAGACAGAAGGCGCGCTGGATGGTGGGCATTTCGCTTGCCGGGTGGGACCGCATGGGCTGGCACGGCGGCCCCGCCGAATGGTGGATGCGCATGCGGGACCGCACGGCCGCCCTTTCCGCCTTCATCCTGTTCACCGCCTATCTGGCGCTGCTGCTCTGGGGCGTGCTGTTGGTCGGAAGCCTGTTCACCGCCTTTCCAGTGCCCAATCCCACGCCCACGGTCGAAGCGCTGTTGTGGATCAACTTCGGCTTCATGATCTGGCGCATGGCGATGCGCGCGATTTTCGCGGGCCTCGCCTATGGCTGGGCCTTCGGGCTGGGGGCGATACCGCGCACGCTGATCGCGAACATCATTGCGATGATGGCCGCCCGTCGCGCGGTGTTCCTGTATCTTCGGTCGCTGGTCGGCAGGCCGCTGACCTGGGACAAGACGCAGCACCGCTTTCCCGACCTGGATTCTCCGGCATGAACGAGGCCGCCACGGGGCGCCCGTTCCGCTTCTTCGTCCTGGTCATGACGGGCTGGATCGCGATCCGCCTGGCCGGTTCGGAGGGCGACCTTCCCGATGCGGCGACGGGAATGATCGATGAGGAGACTTTCCATCCTGCCGCCTATTCGAAAAATGGAGCGGCAAAGGCGAGAAGATTTGGCCTGCCGCTTTGGCGGGATGCGCCGCGCGCAGGGCCGGGCGCCGCGCTCCTCGCGCGGCCCAGGCGCTTCATGGCATTATCGCGGCCGGGCAGGACGATGGGGGCGAACTCCCCCGCCCTGGCCGCCAAAGAGGAAGCCTCGACGGCATGGGAGATGGGCAAGGCCGGTGAAACCGCTGCACCGATCAACCCTGCGCCTGCATTGCCTCCTGCCTCCCCTCCATCGGCAGGCGTTGCGCGTTGGCATGGCAGCGCCTGGCTGTTCTGGCGCGACGGAAGCGCGACCCGCGCCGATGCGGTGACGGGCGGCAGGCTCGGCGGATCGCAATCGGGCGTCCGCCTTGATTTCGATCTGACTCCGCAGGCATCGAGCCGGGCGACCGCTTATGCGCGAGCCAGCGCCGCGCTCAACGATCCGGCTTCTCCCGAAGCGGCGTTGGGCTTGGCATGGCAGCCGGCACGCAGCATTGCGATCAGCTTCGCGGCTGAGAGACGGATCGCGCTGGGCAAGGGCGGGCGCAACGCCAATGCCGTGCTGGCCGTGGGCGGTTTCGGGCCGACGCCGCTCGCTCGCTTTCTGGAAGCCGAAGCCTATGCGCAGGGCGGCATGGTCGGTTTCCGCTCCCGCGACCTGTTCGTCGACGGCAAGATGTCGCTGCTGTCGCCGCTCGGCCATTCGCCCGTGCGGATCGGCGGCAGCCTCTCCGGCGGCGCGCAACCGCAGGTCGAGCGGCTGGACATCGGCCCGGAGCTTCAAATGCGCCTGCCGCTTAAACCCGCCGCAGCAAGGTTGAGCATCGAATGGCGGGAACGCGTTGCAGGCCGGGCAGCGCCGCCTTCCGGCCTCGCCGTCACGTTGGGGGCTGATTTTTAAGCGGCTGCGCCTTTATCTCTCCGCATATTGGGCTTAACCCAGGAACCGCATGGATCTCTATC
This genomic interval carries:
- the sucC gene encoding ADP-forming succinate--CoA ligase subunit beta; the encoded protein is MNIHEYQAKELLAKYGAPIAAGYAAFSVEEAVEAAKKLPGPLYVVKSQIHAGGRGKGKFKELGPDAKGGVRLAFNLDEVKAHAADMLGNTLVTIQTGEAGKQVNRLYVTDGADIAKEFYLALLVDRATGRVAFVVSTEGGMDIEEVAHSTPEKIHTFAVDPATGFMPHHGRAVAAALELTGDQAKQAAKVASSLYEAFLATDASQIEINPLAVTQQGNLLVLDAKVGFDGNALFRHKDIVELRDLTEEDAAEVEASEYDLAYIKLDGNIGCMVNGAGLAMATMDIIKLNGEFPANFLDVGGGASKEKVTAAFKIILKDPAVKGILVNIFGGIMKCDIIADGIVAAAKDVNLSVPLVVRLEGTNVQQGKDILAASGLAIVPADDLGDAARKIVAEVRKAA
- a CDS encoding low affinity iron permease family protein; this translates as MDRIFTAFAHRIASWSGQPAAFILAVLVILGWIVTGPIFHYSDTWQLIINTGTTIVTFLMVFLIQNAQNRDSSAIQAKMDELIRAMSTARNEFIGIEHLTEAELEQIKSVLEKECGDNETHRQSIERLIERR
- the nhaA gene encoding Na+/H+ antiporter NhaA — encoded protein: MINRPSSALRDFLRSEAGSGILLMAAAAMAMLFANLPGAAGHFHHAFVHAGIGPELKPGLGRMTVHLWVNDGLMAIFFLLVGLEIKRELVDGGLSTWERRRLPFIAAAAGMVVPACVYLAIAGGQSALSNGWAIPAATDIAFAIGVVALLGRRVPASLKLMLTAIAIVDDMGAVAIIALVYTQGIDLAALGGAAAMLLLMWGLNRLRIQALSPYLLIFAVLWYFTLLSGVHATVSGVLTAMFIPIKPTPGAPDAVDSPLHRLEHAVHPWSAYLIVPLFGFVNAGVPVDRTVIGMLFTPLPLGVALGLFFGKQIGIFGGIWLADRWGIAERPGGASWAQVYGMALLCGIGFTMSLFIGALAFPHSPTLVEQAKIGILAGSLLSAIMGYLVLRGARRP
- a CDS encoding glycosyl transferase family protein, with translation MVISGDRELHSVGEAIFAVLARVHHEILLFAVVGLAIGGIDDFIIDMVFLCRRLWRKLIIYSRHRRMTTATLPASPRPGRIAIFIPAWQEADVIGPMLDNALGQWGDQDYRIFVGVYPNDRATLDILAPLAAGNDRLILCINERDGPTTKADCLNVAWRAMLREEERTGVRFKAIALHDAEDVVHRDEILLFDLMTDRFQLVQLPVLPLRGHGGWWSRAIANHYCDEFSESHGKFLTVREAMGASMPSAGVACAFERQILERLVNPATGGPFDPESLTEDYEVGLRIGNMGGRGIFVRMRDRDGQLVATKEYFPDNLKGAVRQKARWMVGISLAGWDRMGWHGGPAEWWMRMRDRTAALSAFILFTAYLALLLWGVLLVGSLFTAFPVPNPTPTVEALLWINFGFMIWRMAMRAIFAGLAYGWAFGLGAIPRTLIANIIAMMAARRAVFLYLRSLVGRPLTWDKTQHRFPDLDSPA